TGCAGGCGCTTGGCGAGGCCGAGCACGTTGATCGCGCCGTGCACGCTCGTCTTCGTCGTCTGCACGGGGTCGTGCTGGTAGTGCACCGGGGAGGCCGGGCAGGCCAGGTTGAAGATCTGGTCCACCTCCACGTAGATCGGGAAGGTGATGTCGTGCCGGATCACCTCGAAGTACGGGTTCTGCAGGAGGTGCGCGATGTTGTCCCGCGTGCCGGTGAAGTAGTTGTCCAGGCAGAGGACGTGGTCGCCGCGCTCCAGAAGCCTTTCGCAGAGATGAGACCCGAGGAATCCGGCGCCACCGGTGACCAGAACGCGCTTCCGTGTATGCATCGGCACCCCTCGCAGGCCGCGCCCGGCACCGCCCTCCCTCTTGGGAACAGGCCGGACTCGGCATCTTCTACAAAGCCTAGGGCCACGAATCCGTCACAAGAAATCACAAGAATGGGTGCGCGGCGGCCGTGGAGAGGGCGTTGCCCTCTCCACACCTCTCCCGCCAGGGGCCTGAGGCCCCTGGACCCCCTTTCGGCTGCCGCCGCGCTATCCTGACACGGAGTTTCGGCATGACGGGCGTCATTCCGATCACGCCGTCGCCTCGGGTCGTGGACCCGAGGCGCACCGTCAGCAGAGTGCTTCCACCTACTAGAAAAAGATGATGGTGAGGGGTCCGGGGAGAGGAAGAATTCCTTCTTCCTCTCCCTGGCCACGGACCATCAGCGCAGGATCACAGCCATCCCTTACGCTTGAAGTACACGATCGGCAGCAGCGCGCTGGCGATCATCAGCATCAGTGCCCAGGGATAGCCCAGCCCCCATTTCAGCTCGGGCATGAACTCGAAGTTCATGCCGTAGATGCTGGCCACCAGGGTGGGCGGCATCAGCGCGACGGAGGCGACGGTGAAGGTCTTGATGATGCCGTTCTGGTCCATGCTGATGATGCCCAGCACGGCGTCCAGCAGGAACTGCGCCTTGCCGTTCATCGTGTTCGCGTAGTCGATCAGGGACCGCACGTCGCGCACCAGGGTCTTGATCATCACCTGGTTCTCCTTGCGCACGGCGCTCGCCTTCTCGGCGCCGAGGAAGGTGAGGATGCGCGTGAGGCCGAGCAGCGTGTCGCTCGCGCGCGTCGTCACGTCGCCCACCTGGCCGAGGGTGAGGAGGGCCTGGCGCAGGTCCACGTCGCGCTTGTTCGCCTTCACCTGCATGTTGCGCGCGTTGCGGAAGGTGGTCTGGCTCGCGCGGTCCATCTCGCTCGCGGTGCGCTCGAGGATGTCGGCAAGGCGGTCCACGATCTGCTCGAACAGATGCAGCATCACCCCGTCCGGCGTGCGCAGGATGGGCAGGGCCTGGCGCTGGGCGCGCAGGGCGAAGACGGAGAAGGCCTTGGGCGTCGCGTAGCGCACGGTGATGAGCGCGGTGGGCGCGAGGACGAAGGTGATGGGGGTGGAGCCGTACTCCCCCTCCTCCGCTCCGTAGAGGAAGGAGGCGGTGAGGAAGAGGACCTCGCCTTCCTTGTAGAGGCGCGAGGAGCTCTCGATTTCCTGCATCTCCTCCCGGGTCGGCACCTCGACGTGCAGCGCGTCCTGCACGGCCCGCTCCTCGTCGGGCGTCGGGTTCAGCAGGTCGATCCAGGTCGCCGCGGCGATGGATTCGGCCGTGTCCATTCCGCCATGGACATCGCAGGTCCCGTTGCGGAGGGCGTAGGTGGTCATCATGGGCGGCATCCCCGGCGGCCGGGCGGTGGTCGTGCAGCGGCGGTTCGCGCCGGCGGCCGATTCGGCCGGGGCGCCTCCGCTCTAGCGCCGCGCGCGGCACCCTGCCAGCGCGGCGGGATGACAGGTTGAGGCCTGCCTCAGCCCGCGGGCGGCTCGTCCGGTGCGGGCAGGCCGAAGCGGGCGGCCACCTCGGGGAAGGTGGCGCAGCTTGGGTGGCGGGTGCCGGCCACCGTGCCGTCCGCCGCGCGG
This genomic window from Pararoseomonas sp. SCSIO 73927 contains:
- a CDS encoding magnesium transporter CorA family protein, whose product is MMTTYALRNGTCDVHGGMDTAESIAAATWIDLLNPTPDEERAVQDALHVEVPTREEMQEIESSSRLYKEGEVLFLTASFLYGAEEGEYGSTPITFVLAPTALITVRYATPKAFSVFALRAQRQALPILRTPDGVMLHLFEQIVDRLADILERTASEMDRASQTTFRNARNMQVKANKRDVDLRQALLTLGQVGDVTTRASDTLLGLTRILTFLGAEKASAVRKENQVMIKTLVRDVRSLIDYANTMNGKAQFLLDAVLGIISMDQNGIIKTFTVASVALMPPTLVASIYGMNFEFMPELKWGLGYPWALMLMIASALLPIVYFKRKGWL